A region of Mesoplodon densirostris isolate mMesDen1 chromosome 11, mMesDen1 primary haplotype, whole genome shotgun sequence DNA encodes the following proteins:
- the TNS2 gene encoding tensin-2 isoform X7, protein MERRWDLDLTYVTERILAAAFPARPDEQRHRGHLRELAHVLQSKHRDKYLLFNLSEKRHDLTRLNPKVQDFGWPELHAPPLDKLCSICKAMETWLSADPQHVVVLYCKGSKGKLGVIVSAYMHYSKISAGADQALATLTMRKFCEDKVASELQPSQRRYISYFSGLLSGSIRMNSSPLFLHYVLVPMLPAFEPGTGFQPFLKIYQSMQLVYTSGIYHVAGPGPPQLCISLEPALLLKGDVMVTCYHRGSRGTDRTLVFRIQFHTCTIHGPRLTFPKDQLDEAWTDERFPFQASVEFVFSSSPEKIKGSTPRNEPSVSVDYNTAEPAVRWDSYENFNLHHEDSVDDSVTHTRGPLDGSPYAQVQRAPRQTPPAPSPEPPPPPLLSVSSDSGHSSTLTTEPAAESPGRPPPTAAERRELERLLGGCGVAAGGRGAGRETAILDDEEQPPAGGGPRLGMYSGHRPGLSRHCSCRQGYREPCGVPNGGYYRPEGTLERRRLAYGAYEGPPQGYAEASVEKRRLCRSLSEGPYPYPPELGKPTNGDFGYRAPGYREVVILEDPGLPALCSCPACEEKLALPTAALYGLRLEREAGEGWANEAGKPLLHPVRPGHPLPLLVPACGHHHAPVPDYSCLKPPKAGEEGHEGCSYAMCPEGRYGHPGYPALVTYGYGGAVPSYCPAYGRAPHSCGSPGEGRRYPSSGAHSPRAGSISPGSPPYPQSRNLSYEIPAEEGGDRYLPPGHLAPAGPLASAESPEPVSWRESPSGHSTLPRSPRDAQCSASSELSGPSTPLHTSSPVQGKESARRQDTRSPTLAPTQRLSPGEALPPASQGGAERAPELPARSGPEPPAPGPFSSASPPSSPNDWPQERSPGGRSDSASPRGPVPTTLPGLRHAPWQGLRDSPDSPDGSPLTPVPTQMPWLVPSPEPPPRSSPVPAFPLAASFDISGPTQPPLPEKRHLLGPGQQPGPWGPEQASPPARGTSHHVTFAPLLPDNAPQPPEPPMQESQSNVKFVQDTSKFWYKPHLSRDQAIALLKDKDPGAFLIRDSHSFQGAYGLALKVATPPPSAQPWKGDPLEQLVRHFLIETGPKGVKIKGCPSEPYFGSLSALVSQHSISPLSLPCCLRIPSKDPLEEAPEAPVPTNMSTAADLLRQGAACSVLYLTSVETESLTGPQAVARASSAALSCSPRPTPAIVHFKVSAQGITLTDNQRKLFFRRHYPVNSITFASTDPQDRRWTNPDGTTSKIFGFVAKKPGSPWENVCHLFAELDPDQPAGAIVTFITKVLLGQRK, encoded by the exons ATGGAGCGCCGCTGGGACTTGGACCTCACCTACGTGACGGAGCGGATCCTGGCCGCCGCCTTCCCCGCGCGGCCCGACGAACAGCGACACCGGGGCCACCTGCGCGAGCTGGCTCACGTGCTGCAATCCAAGCACCGCGACAAGTACCTG CTCTTCAACCTTTCAGAGAAAAGACACGACCTGACCCGCCTAAACCCCAAG GTCCAGGACTTTGGCTGGCCTGAGCTGCACGCGCCCCCACTGGACAAGCTGTGCTCCATCTGCAAAGCCATGGAGACGTGGCTCAGTGCTGACCCGCAGCATGTGGTCGTACTGTACTGCAAG GGGAGCAAGGGCAAGCTCGGGGTCATCGTCTCTGCCTACATGCACTACAGCAAGATCTCTGCAGG GGCGGACCAGGCGCTGGCTACCCTCACCATGCGGAAGTTCTGTGAGGACAAGGTGGCCTCGGAGCTGCAGCCCTCCCAGCGCCG CTATATCAGCTACTTCAGTGGTCTGCTGTCCGGCTCCATCAGAATGAACAGCAGCCCTCTCTTCCTGCACTACGTGCTCGTGCCCATGCTGCCAGCCTTTGAACCTGGCACGG GTTTCCAGCCCTTCCTCAAGATCTACCAGTCCATGCAGCTTGTCTACACATCTGGAATCTA tcATGTTGCAGGCCCTGGTCCCCCACAGCTTTGCATCAGCCTGGAGCCAGCTCTCCTCCTCAAAGGCGATGTCATG gTGACGTGCTATCACAGGGGTAGCCGGGGGACTGACCGGACCCTCGTGTTCCGAATCCAGTTCCACACGTGTACCATCCATGGACCACGGCTCACCTTCCCCAAGGACCAGCTGGACGAGGCCTGGACCG ACGAGAGGTTCCCCTTCCAAGCCTCGGTGGAGTTCGTCTTCTCCTCCAGCCCAGAGAAGATCAAAG GCAGCACCCCACGGAATGAGCCCTCGGTCTCTGTTGACTACAACACAGCAGAGCCTGCCGTGCGCTGGGACTCCTATGAGAACTTCAACCTGCACCACGAGGACAGTGTGGATG ACTCCGTCACCCATACCCGGGGACCCCTGGATGGCAGTCCTTACGCCCAGGTGCAGCGGGCCCCCCGCCAGACCCCGCCGGCGCCCTCTCCggagccgcccccgcccccgctgcTCTCTGTCAGCAGCGATTCTGGCCATTCGTCCACGCTGACCACAGAGCCAGCCGCTGAGTCCCCTGGCCGGCCACCGCCGACAGCTGCCGAGCGGCGGGAGCTGGAGCGCCTCCTGGGGGGCTGTGGCGTGGCCGCCGGGGGCCGGGGAGCTGGGCGTGAGACGGCCATCCTCGatgatgaagagcagcccccggcGGGCGGAGGCCCCCGCCTTGGAATGTATtcgggacacaggcctggcctcagCCGCCACTGCTCCTGCCGCCAGGGCTACCGGGAGCCCTGCGGGGTCCCCAATGGGGGCTACTACCGGCCAGAGGGGACCCTGGAGAGGAGGCGGCTGGCCTACGGGGCCTACGAGGGGCCCCCACAGGGCTATGCTGAGGCCTCCGTGGAGAAGAGGCGCCTCTGCCGATCACTGTCCGAGGGGCCGTACCCCTACCCGCCTGAGCTGGGGAAACCGACCAACGGGGACTTTGGCTACCGCGCCCCAGGCTACCGGGAGGTGGTGATCCTGGAGGACCCTGGGCTGCCTGCCCTGTGCTCATGCCCCGCCTGTGAGGAGAAGCTAGCGCTGCCCACGGCAGCCCTCTATGGGCTGCGCCTGGagagggaggctggagaggggTGGGCGAATGAGGCTGGCAAGCCCCTCCTGCACCCGGTGCGACCTGGGCACCCGCTGCCCCTGCTGGTGCCTGCCTGCGGGCACCACCATGCCCCAGTGCCTGACTACAGCTGCCTGAAGCCACCCAAGGCAGGCGAGGAAGGGCATGAGGGCTGCTCCTACGCCATGTGCCCCGAAGGCAGGTATGGGCATCCAGGGTACCCTGCCCTGGTGACATACGGCTATGGAGGAGCGGTTCCCAGTTACTGCCCAGCGTATGGCCGGGCGCCTCACAGCTGCGGGTCTCCAGGCGAGGGCAGAAGGTATCCCAGCTCTGGTGCCCACTCCCCCCGGGCTGGCTCCATTTCCCCTGGCAGTCCACCCTACCCGCAATCCAGGAACCTCAGCTACGAGATCCctgcagaggagggaggggacaggTATCTGCCGCCCGGGCACCTGGCCCCAGCAGGACCCTTGGCATCTGCAG AGTCGCCGGAGCCAGTGTCCTGGAGGGAGAGTCCCAGCGGGCACAGCACCCTGCCTCGGTCTCCCCGAGATGCCCAGTGCAGTGCCTCTTCTGAGCTATCCGGTCCCTCCACGCCCCTGCACACCAGCAGCCCAGTCCAGGGCAAGGAGAG CGCCCGACGGCAGGACACTAGGTCCCCCACCTTGGCGCCCACTCAGAGACTGAGTCCCGGAGAGGCCTTGCCACCTGCTTCCCAGGGAGGGGCTGAAAGAGCTCCAGAGCTGCCAGCAAGAAGTGGGCCTGAGCCTCCGGCCCCTGGTCCCTTCTCCTCAGCCTCCCCGCCCAGCTCACCCAACGACTGGCCTCAGGAGAGGAGCCCGGGGGGCCGTTCGGACAGCGCCAGTCCAAGGGGCCCTGTACCCACCACCCTGCCCGGCCTCCGCCACGCCCCCTGGCAGGGCCTTCGAGACTCCCCGGACAGCCCGGACGGGTCCCCCCTCACCCCTGTGCCTACTCAGATGCCCTGGCTTGTGCCCAGCCCAGAGCCGCCGCCGCGGAGCTCACCCGTACCCGCCTTCCCTCTGGCTGCATCTTTTGACATCAGtggccccacccagcccccactTCCCGAGAAGCGCCACCTGCTGGGGCCTGGGCAACAGCCGGGACCCTGGGGCCCAGAGCAGGCATCGCCACCAGCCAGAGGCACGAGTCACCATGTCACCTTTGCACCTCTGCTTCCGGATAatgccccccaacccccag AACCCCCTATGCAAGAGAGCCAGAGCAACGTCAAGTTTGTCCAGGATACGTCCAAGTTCTGGTATAAGCCACACCTGTCCCGTGACCAAG CCATTGCCCTGCTGAAGGACAAGGACCCTGGGGCCTTCTTGATCAGGGACAGTCATTCATTCCAAGGAGCCTATGGGCTGGCTCTTAAGGTGGCCACGCCCCCACCCAGCGCCCAGCCCTGGAAAG GGGACCCCTTGGAACAGCTGGTCCGCCATTTTCTCATTGAGACTGGGCCCAAAGGGGTGAAGATCAAGGGCTGCCCCAGCGAGCCCTACTTTG GCAGCCTGTCGGCCCTGGTCTCCCAGCACTCCATCTCCCCGCTGTCCCTGCCCTGCTGCCTGCGCATTCCCAGCAAAG ATCCTCTGGAGGAGGCCCCAGAGGCCCCAGTGCCCACCAACATGAGCACAGCGGCAGACCTCCTACGTCAGGGAGCCG cctGCAGTGTGCTCTACCTGACCTCAGTGGAGACGGAGTCGCTGACAGGCCCCCAAGCGGTGGCGCGGGCCAGCTCCGCAGCTCTGAGCTGCAGCCCCCGCCCCACGCCAGCCATTGTCCACTTCAAGGTCTCAGCCCAGGGCATCACGCTGACAGACAACCAGAGGAA GCTCTTCTTTCGCCGCCATTATCCAGTGAACAGCATCACCTTCGCCAGCACTGACCCTCAGGACCGGAG ATGGACCAACCCGGATGGGACCACCTCCAA GATCTTTGGTTTCGTGGCCAAGAAGCCGGGAAGCCCCTGGGAGAATGTGTGTCACCTCTTTGCAGAGCTTGACCCAGATCAGCCTGCAGGCGCCATTGTCACCTTCATCACCAAAGTTCTGCTGGGccagagaaaatga
- the TNS2 gene encoding tensin-2 isoform X3 — protein MGWPGGSPCCCPAPPRPRPAGRPPQPRKAEPHSFREKAFRKKPPVCAVCKVTIDGTGVSCRVCKVAAHRKCEAKVTSSCQALPPTELRRNTAPVRRIEHLGSTKSLNYSKQRSTLPRSFSLDPLMERRWDLDLTYVTERILAAAFPARPDEQRHRGHLRELAHVLQSKHRDKYLLFNLSEKRHDLTRLNPKVQDFGWPELHAPPLDKLCSICKAMETWLSADPQHVVVLYCKGSKGKLGVIVSAYMHYSKISAGADQALATLTMRKFCEDKVASELQPSQRRYISYFSGLLSGSIRMNSSPLFLHYVLVPMLPAFEPGTGFQPFLKIYQSMQLVYTSGIYHVAGPGPPQLCISLEPALLLKGDVMVTCYHRGSRGTDRTLVFRIQFHTCTIHGPRLTFPKDQLDEAWTDERFPFQASVEFVFSSSPEKIKGSTPRNEPSVSVDYNTAEPAVRWDSYENFNLHHEDSVDDSVTHTRGPLDGSPYAQVQRAPRQTPPAPSPEPPPPPLLSVSSDSGHSSTLTTEPAAESPGRPPPTAAERRELERLLGGCGVAAGGRGAGRETAILDDEEQPPAGGGPRLGMYSGHRPGLSRHCSCRQGYREPCGVPNGGYYRPEGTLERRRLAYGAYEGPPQGYAEASVEKRRLCRSLSEGPYPYPPELGKPTNGDFGYRAPGYREVVILEDPGLPALCSCPACEEKLALPTAALYGLRLEREAGEGWANEAGKPLLHPVRPGHPLPLLVPACGHHHAPVPDYSCLKPPKAGEEGHEGCSYAMCPEGRYGHPGYPALVTYGYGGAVPSYCPAYGRAPHSCGSPGEGRRYPSSGAHSPRAGSISPGSPPYPQSRNLSYEIPAEEGGDRYLPPGHLAPAGPLASAESPEPVSWRESPSGHSTLPRSPRDAQCSASSELSGPSTPLHTSSPVQGKESARRQDTRSPTLAPTQRLSPGEALPPASQGGAERAPELPARSGPEPPAPGPFSSASPPSSPNDWPQERSPGGRSDSASPRGPVPTTLPGLRHAPWQGLRDSPDSPDGSPLTPVPTQMPWLVPSPEPPPRSSPVPAFPLAASFDISGPTQPPLPEKRHLLGPGQQPGPWGPEQASPPARGTSHHVTFAPLLPDNAPQPPEPPMQESQSNVKFVQDTSKFWYKPHLSRDQAIALLKDKDPGAFLIRDSHSFQGAYGLALKVATPPPSAQPWKGDPLEQLVRHFLIETGPKGVKIKGCPSEPYFGSLSALVSQHSISPLSLPCCLRIPSKDPLEEAPEAPVPTNMSTAADLLRQGAACSVLYLTSVETESLTGPQAVARASSAALSCSPRPTPAIVHFKVSAQGITLTDNQRKLFFRRHYPVNSITFASTDPQDRRWTNPDGTTSKIFGFVAKKPGSPWENVCHLFAELDPDQPAGAIVTFITKVLLGQRK, from the exons ATGGGCTGGCCCGGGGGCTCCCCCTGCTGctgccccgccccgccgcgcccccgccccgccggGCGCCCCCCGCAG CCTAGGAAAGCTGAGCCACATAGCTTCCGGGAGAAGGCTTTCCGGAAGAAACCACCCGTCTGTGCAGTGTGTAAGGTGACCATCGATGGGACGGGCGTCTCGTGCCGAG TCTGCAAGGTGGCGGCACACAGAAAATGTGAAGCAAAG GTGACTTCGTCCTGTCAGGCCTTGCCTCCCACGGAGCTG CGGAGAAACACGGCCCCTGTGAGGCGCATAGAGCACCTG GGATCCACCAAGTCTCTGAACTACTCAAAGCAACGCAGCACTCTGCCCCG GAGCTTCAGCCTGGATCCTCTCATGGAGCGCCGCTGGGACTTGGACCTCACCTACGTGACGGAGCGGATCCTGGCCGCCGCCTTCCCCGCGCGGCCCGACGAACAGCGACACCGGGGCCACCTGCGCGAGCTGGCTCACGTGCTGCAATCCAAGCACCGCGACAAGTACCTG CTCTTCAACCTTTCAGAGAAAAGACACGACCTGACCCGCCTAAACCCCAAG GTCCAGGACTTTGGCTGGCCTGAGCTGCACGCGCCCCCACTGGACAAGCTGTGCTCCATCTGCAAAGCCATGGAGACGTGGCTCAGTGCTGACCCGCAGCATGTGGTCGTACTGTACTGCAAG GGGAGCAAGGGCAAGCTCGGGGTCATCGTCTCTGCCTACATGCACTACAGCAAGATCTCTGCAGG GGCGGACCAGGCGCTGGCTACCCTCACCATGCGGAAGTTCTGTGAGGACAAGGTGGCCTCGGAGCTGCAGCCCTCCCAGCGCCG CTATATCAGCTACTTCAGTGGTCTGCTGTCCGGCTCCATCAGAATGAACAGCAGCCCTCTCTTCCTGCACTACGTGCTCGTGCCCATGCTGCCAGCCTTTGAACCTGGCACGG GTTTCCAGCCCTTCCTCAAGATCTACCAGTCCATGCAGCTTGTCTACACATCTGGAATCTA tcATGTTGCAGGCCCTGGTCCCCCACAGCTTTGCATCAGCCTGGAGCCAGCTCTCCTCCTCAAAGGCGATGTCATG gTGACGTGCTATCACAGGGGTAGCCGGGGGACTGACCGGACCCTCGTGTTCCGAATCCAGTTCCACACGTGTACCATCCATGGACCACGGCTCACCTTCCCCAAGGACCAGCTGGACGAGGCCTGGACCG ACGAGAGGTTCCCCTTCCAAGCCTCGGTGGAGTTCGTCTTCTCCTCCAGCCCAGAGAAGATCAAAG GCAGCACCCCACGGAATGAGCCCTCGGTCTCTGTTGACTACAACACAGCAGAGCCTGCCGTGCGCTGGGACTCCTATGAGAACTTCAACCTGCACCACGAGGACAGTGTGGATG ACTCCGTCACCCATACCCGGGGACCCCTGGATGGCAGTCCTTACGCCCAGGTGCAGCGGGCCCCCCGCCAGACCCCGCCGGCGCCCTCTCCggagccgcccccgcccccgctgcTCTCTGTCAGCAGCGATTCTGGCCATTCGTCCACGCTGACCACAGAGCCAGCCGCTGAGTCCCCTGGCCGGCCACCGCCGACAGCTGCCGAGCGGCGGGAGCTGGAGCGCCTCCTGGGGGGCTGTGGCGTGGCCGCCGGGGGCCGGGGAGCTGGGCGTGAGACGGCCATCCTCGatgatgaagagcagcccccggcGGGCGGAGGCCCCCGCCTTGGAATGTATtcgggacacaggcctggcctcagCCGCCACTGCTCCTGCCGCCAGGGCTACCGGGAGCCCTGCGGGGTCCCCAATGGGGGCTACTACCGGCCAGAGGGGACCCTGGAGAGGAGGCGGCTGGCCTACGGGGCCTACGAGGGGCCCCCACAGGGCTATGCTGAGGCCTCCGTGGAGAAGAGGCGCCTCTGCCGATCACTGTCCGAGGGGCCGTACCCCTACCCGCCTGAGCTGGGGAAACCGACCAACGGGGACTTTGGCTACCGCGCCCCAGGCTACCGGGAGGTGGTGATCCTGGAGGACCCTGGGCTGCCTGCCCTGTGCTCATGCCCCGCCTGTGAGGAGAAGCTAGCGCTGCCCACGGCAGCCCTCTATGGGCTGCGCCTGGagagggaggctggagaggggTGGGCGAATGAGGCTGGCAAGCCCCTCCTGCACCCGGTGCGACCTGGGCACCCGCTGCCCCTGCTGGTGCCTGCCTGCGGGCACCACCATGCCCCAGTGCCTGACTACAGCTGCCTGAAGCCACCCAAGGCAGGCGAGGAAGGGCATGAGGGCTGCTCCTACGCCATGTGCCCCGAAGGCAGGTATGGGCATCCAGGGTACCCTGCCCTGGTGACATACGGCTATGGAGGAGCGGTTCCCAGTTACTGCCCAGCGTATGGCCGGGCGCCTCACAGCTGCGGGTCTCCAGGCGAGGGCAGAAGGTATCCCAGCTCTGGTGCCCACTCCCCCCGGGCTGGCTCCATTTCCCCTGGCAGTCCACCCTACCCGCAATCCAGGAACCTCAGCTACGAGATCCctgcagaggagggaggggacaggTATCTGCCGCCCGGGCACCTGGCCCCAGCAGGACCCTTGGCATCTGCAG AGTCGCCGGAGCCAGTGTCCTGGAGGGAGAGTCCCAGCGGGCACAGCACCCTGCCTCGGTCTCCCCGAGATGCCCAGTGCAGTGCCTCTTCTGAGCTATCCGGTCCCTCCACGCCCCTGCACACCAGCAGCCCAGTCCAGGGCAAGGAGAG CGCCCGACGGCAGGACACTAGGTCCCCCACCTTGGCGCCCACTCAGAGACTGAGTCCCGGAGAGGCCTTGCCACCTGCTTCCCAGGGAGGGGCTGAAAGAGCTCCAGAGCTGCCAGCAAGAAGTGGGCCTGAGCCTCCGGCCCCTGGTCCCTTCTCCTCAGCCTCCCCGCCCAGCTCACCCAACGACTGGCCTCAGGAGAGGAGCCCGGGGGGCCGTTCGGACAGCGCCAGTCCAAGGGGCCCTGTACCCACCACCCTGCCCGGCCTCCGCCACGCCCCCTGGCAGGGCCTTCGAGACTCCCCGGACAGCCCGGACGGGTCCCCCCTCACCCCTGTGCCTACTCAGATGCCCTGGCTTGTGCCCAGCCCAGAGCCGCCGCCGCGGAGCTCACCCGTACCCGCCTTCCCTCTGGCTGCATCTTTTGACATCAGtggccccacccagcccccactTCCCGAGAAGCGCCACCTGCTGGGGCCTGGGCAACAGCCGGGACCCTGGGGCCCAGAGCAGGCATCGCCACCAGCCAGAGGCACGAGTCACCATGTCACCTTTGCACCTCTGCTTCCGGATAatgccccccaacccccag AACCCCCTATGCAAGAGAGCCAGAGCAACGTCAAGTTTGTCCAGGATACGTCCAAGTTCTGGTATAAGCCACACCTGTCCCGTGACCAAG CCATTGCCCTGCTGAAGGACAAGGACCCTGGGGCCTTCTTGATCAGGGACAGTCATTCATTCCAAGGAGCCTATGGGCTGGCTCTTAAGGTGGCCACGCCCCCACCCAGCGCCCAGCCCTGGAAAG GGGACCCCTTGGAACAGCTGGTCCGCCATTTTCTCATTGAGACTGGGCCCAAAGGGGTGAAGATCAAGGGCTGCCCCAGCGAGCCCTACTTTG GCAGCCTGTCGGCCCTGGTCTCCCAGCACTCCATCTCCCCGCTGTCCCTGCCCTGCTGCCTGCGCATTCCCAGCAAAG ATCCTCTGGAGGAGGCCCCAGAGGCCCCAGTGCCCACCAACATGAGCACAGCGGCAGACCTCCTACGTCAGGGAGCCG cctGCAGTGTGCTCTACCTGACCTCAGTGGAGACGGAGTCGCTGACAGGCCCCCAAGCGGTGGCGCGGGCCAGCTCCGCAGCTCTGAGCTGCAGCCCCCGCCCCACGCCAGCCATTGTCCACTTCAAGGTCTCAGCCCAGGGCATCACGCTGACAGACAACCAGAGGAA GCTCTTCTTTCGCCGCCATTATCCAGTGAACAGCATCACCTTCGCCAGCACTGACCCTCAGGACCGGAG ATGGACCAACCCGGATGGGACCACCTCCAA GATCTTTGGTTTCGTGGCCAAGAAGCCGGGAAGCCCCTGGGAGAATGTGTGTCACCTCTTTGCAGAGCTTGACCCAGATCAGCCTGCAGGCGCCATTGTCACCTTCATCACCAAAGTTCTGCTGGGccagagaaaatga